One part of the Blastocatellia bacterium genome encodes these proteins:
- a CDS encoding S8 family serine peptidase: MKRFTSPRVAALLALFLLTQNGITALAGICFTAGQGVVLTGADGVVLTGADGVVLTGADGVVLTGADGVVLTGADGVVLTGADALTYTGVEGVVLTGADSTGIQSLDPQLALTLNYLPDSSAVNVFFVFHQMPTADDFNALRAAGIAGGTCFHNLPIVLVNATKIQIAAVSSLPSIRSIYSNKTFEFFADDTRVITGQRSVVSDRVLTSRNGGLPVSGQGVTVAVIDTGIDATHPDLSYGQQVIQNVRIADAQGGAPTFMYPTAVEGLNDSDLTMGHGTFVASVIAGTGAASGGYYGGMAPGAKLLGLSAGDANLFFVLSAMDYVLTHRLDQNIRVVNCSFGISGVFDANDPVNIATQVLHDNGINVVFSAGNRGDQANSLNPYSVAPWVIGVGAATKSGSLSSFSSRGAAGYGEFYPTLVAPGQAVVAARATGINVVGTSGLSAGLASTDNDLQTISPSYLPRYTSSSGTSFSAPHVAATIALMLQANPALEPDQVKSILQDTATPMLGYSRYEVGAGYLNTYAAVRKAALNTEFGDFRKQLRTASFSLSRSLLGGFTGVVAPGATWSATFEVPADAVFATTGITWQNQNLPGNALTMALSHDLTTVKAAPAAQFLGPTSQKVGMTLNDPAVGTWTIKVTNTSDAVTGTAQRFSGAIEVIRMNSTVVGLDQSSPVERQAALRALRCGLMTVTDNDFAPTATATRLQAARALMLGAGLRVPQFLPYSPTYSDVSGGDAIFIESVAHSPNGDLFNTSGAQFNPNGQADRLTVAIALVKALGLGSAAQSSGSINPGLTDWQQIPVAARGYVSVAVSRGLMSANTLGQFRPADGITRIDLAKAASGLLLATR, from the coding sequence ATGAAAAGATTCACCTCCCCACGCGTCGCGGCGCTTTTAGCGCTGTTTCTCCTTACACAAAATGGCATTACCGCCCTGGCAGGCATCTGCTTCACAGCAGGCCAGGGAGTGGTCTTAACCGGTGCTGACGGCGTTGTGCTGACCGGCGCAGATGGCGTCGTTCTCACGGGTGCCGATGGCGTTGTGTTGACCGGCGCAGATGGTGTCGTGCTAACCGGCGCAGATGGCGTCGTACTGACCGGCGCTGACGCCTTAACTTATACAGGCGTGGAAGGTGTGGTACTGACCGGCGCGGACTCGACAGGCATCCAGAGCCTCGACCCGCAACTGGCGCTGACCTTGAATTATCTGCCTGATTCGAGTGCGGTCAACGTCTTCTTCGTCTTTCACCAAATGCCGACCGCCGACGATTTCAATGCGCTGCGCGCCGCAGGCATCGCCGGAGGCACTTGCTTCCACAATCTGCCAATCGTTCTGGTCAATGCCACCAAGATACAGATCGCCGCGGTCTCGTCGCTACCTTCGATACGCTCAATCTATTCGAATAAGACATTCGAGTTCTTCGCCGATGACACGCGGGTCATCACAGGTCAGCGCAGCGTGGTGAGCGACCGTGTGCTGACGTCGCGCAACGGTGGCCTGCCAGTCTCCGGCCAGGGCGTCACTGTGGCGGTGATCGACACGGGCATAGACGCCACGCACCCCGATCTCTCCTATGGTCAGCAAGTCATTCAAAACGTTCGCATCGCCGATGCGCAAGGCGGCGCCCCGACCTTTATGTATCCGACCGCCGTCGAAGGGTTGAACGATAGTGATCTGACGATGGGTCACGGCACCTTTGTGGCGAGCGTCATTGCTGGCACAGGCGCGGCGTCGGGTGGCTATTACGGCGGCATGGCCCCCGGAGCGAAGCTGCTGGGGCTGTCAGCCGGCGACGCCAATCTCTTTTTCGTGTTGTCAGCGATGGATTACGTCTTGACGCACCGCCTCGATCAGAACATCCGCGTCGTCAATTGCAGCTTTGGCATCAGCGGTGTCTTTGACGCCAATGACCCGGTCAACATCGCCACCCAGGTGCTGCACGACAATGGCATCAACGTCGTGTTTTCAGCCGGCAATCGCGGCGATCAGGCCAACTCATTGAACCCTTACTCGGTCGCCCCCTGGGTGATCGGCGTCGGCGCTGCTACCAAGAGCGGCTCGCTGTCGAGCTTCTCATCGCGTGGCGCGGCTGGCTACGGTGAGTTCTATCCAACGCTCGTTGCGCCCGGCCAGGCGGTCGTCGCCGCACGAGCCACGGGCATCAATGTGGTCGGCACATCAGGGCTCAGCGCCGGCCTGGCTTCGACCGACAACGATTTGCAGACCATCTCGCCTTCTTACCTGCCGCGCTACACCTCAAGCTCGGGCACGAGCTTCTCCGCGCCGCACGTCGCCGCGACCATCGCGTTAATGCTTCAGGCGAATCCCGCGCTTGAGCCGGATCAAGTCAAGAGCATTCTGCAAGACACGGCGACGCCGATGCTCGGTTATTCGCGATATGAAGTTGGCGCGGGCTATTTGAACACCTATGCGGCGGTGCGCAAAGCGGCTTTGAATACCGAGTTCGGCGACTTCCGCAAGCAACTCCGTACCGCATCCTTTTCGCTGTCGCGCAGCTTGCTCGGCGGCTTTACTGGCGTTGTCGCGCCGGGCGCGACCTGGTCTGCCACCTTTGAGGTGCCGGCGGACGCCGTCTTCGCCACCACAGGGATCACCTGGCAGAATCAGAACCTGCCGGGCAATGCCCTGACGATGGCGCTGAGCCACGATCTCACGACCGTCAAGGCAGCGCCCGCGGCGCAATTCCTCGGCCCGACTTCGCAAAAAGTCGGCATGACGCTCAACGACCCGGCAGTTGGCACCTGGACGATCAAGGTCACAAACACCAGCGATGCCGTCACCGGCACGGCGCAACGTTTCAGCGGCGCCATCGAAGTCATTCGCATGAACTCCACTGTCGTTGGCCTGGACCAGTCTTCACCCGTCGAGCGACAGGCCGCCTTGCGAGCCTTGCGTTGCGGGTTGATGACGGTGACGGACAACGATTTCGCACCGACCGCCACGGCCACGCGGTTGCAGGCGGCGCGCGCCCTGATGCTCGGCGCCGGTTTGCGTGTCCCCCAATTTCTACCCTACTCGCCCACCTATTCGGATGTCAGTGGCGGCGATGCCATTTTCATCGAGAGTGTCGCGCATTCGCCGAACGGCGACCTGTTTAACACCAGTGGCGCGCAGTTCAATCCCAATGGTCAGGCCGACCGCCTGACGGTCGCCATCGCCCTGGTTAAAGCCCTCGGACTGGGCAGCGCGGCTCAGTCGTCGGGCTCGATCAATCCGGGTCTTACCGACTGGCAACAGATTCCGGTCGCGGCGCGCGGTTATGTCAGTGTCGCGGTCAGTCGCGGGTTGATGAGTGCAAATACGTTGGGCCAGTTTCGCCCGGCCGACGGCATCACGCGCATAGACCTTGCAAAGGCGGCGAGTGGCCTATTATTGGCAACCCGTTAA
- a CDS encoding LptF/LptG family permease, whose amino-acid sequence MIDSLVMLRLIDRYLIREIVPYLLLSLLLLTAIIFFHEASRFSELLVVASRNGLPMQAISRLLTALIPGILVFTLPISLLMGVLVGMGRMSGDSEIIALGASGLPRTRMLRPVMAVGLIVTAIMLYLTFSWLPRSIRQLTDLKSNQSLVFQGLNTEIKPRVFEESIPQKVLYIEEIDRARNQWRNVFLVDLGQDPSEMTIVTANSGALRQGARSDMPELYLEKGMAHQTARVAAPDAEAESKSASHPKESRPAATADAATASADGESREKRKKNLQEKYTTNSFTQMTLGIEAPSDNKDDMGLDREATAVEEMTWSQLVNFTPAPADERPWRAEIHRRLALPTACLVFALLGVAFGISNVRTGRSFGLFLGLAFTISYYLLALSGQHAAVVGKLPVWLGIWQANIVMGGLGLLVLALQRRPGADPLALLRSLRYLLPARAPQNGDAGSPAPVGNQPARQRPAGNSGGRRAPRLRLLQLLDRLVLSDLMRFFVFILGGVSALFLIITLFQLLDAIARNHTDWSVVINYLVFLLPMIVNYVTPMAALVAVMVTFGLLQKTSQVVALTASGQSIYRMAVPALMASLLLSAFVFFNQDYILPFTNSRQNNLRYLIRKGQEPPQTFYQTTNQWLFGQESRIFNYAYFDGSSNTFARLNVIDLTREPFGITRRLYARRARWDDATGEWVLENGWERRFNNDRTVYYNPFKEQRVQLAERPDYFKKDVRSSSSLTLAELRHKIADLQQAGFDVLDLRIALQAKIAFPLACLVMVIVALPFAFSVGKRGALYGVAIGIAIGLVYWGMLSLFEQMGRYEMLPPMLAAWGPNMLFGAGGLYLFLKSRT is encoded by the coding sequence GTGATAGACTCGCTGGTGATGTTGCGCCTGATTGATCGCTACCTGATTCGCGAAATCGTCCCGTACTTGCTGCTCAGCTTGCTGCTGCTGACGGCGATCATCTTTTTCCATGAAGCAAGCCGGTTCTCGGAGCTGCTGGTCGTCGCCTCGCGAAATGGGCTGCCGATGCAAGCGATTTCGCGGCTGCTGACGGCGCTAATCCCCGGAATCCTGGTCTTCACGCTGCCGATCTCCTTGTTGATGGGTGTGCTCGTCGGCATGGGCCGAATGTCAGGCGACAGCGAAATCATCGCGCTCGGTGCCAGTGGCTTACCGCGCACGCGCATGCTGCGGCCCGTCATGGCCGTCGGGCTAATCGTCACGGCCATCATGCTTTACCTGACTTTTTCATGGTTGCCGCGAAGCATAAGACAGCTCACGGACTTGAAGTCGAACCAGAGCCTCGTCTTTCAAGGGTTGAACACCGAAATCAAGCCGCGCGTCTTTGAGGAAAGCATCCCGCAAAAGGTTCTCTATATCGAAGAGATTGACCGGGCGCGCAATCAGTGGCGCAACGTCTTCCTGGTTGACCTCGGGCAAGACCCTTCCGAGATGACGATTGTCACGGCCAACTCAGGCGCGCTGCGTCAAGGCGCGCGCTCGGATATGCCTGAGCTTTACCTTGAGAAAGGCATGGCTCACCAGACGGCACGGGTCGCCGCCCCCGACGCGGAAGCTGAAAGCAAATCCGCCAGTCATCCGAAAGAATCGCGCCCCGCGGCGACTGCCGATGCGGCGACGGCGAGTGCCGACGGCGAATCACGCGAAAAAAGAAAGAAGAATCTACAGGAGAAATACACCACCAACAGCTTCACACAAATGACCCTCGGCATCGAGGCGCCGAGCGATAACAAAGACGACATGGGGCTCGACAGAGAGGCGACCGCGGTTGAAGAGATGACCTGGAGCCAGCTCGTCAACTTCACGCCGGCCCCGGCGGACGAACGCCCGTGGCGCGCAGAGATTCACCGGCGGCTGGCGCTGCCGACGGCTTGCCTGGTCTTTGCCCTGCTCGGCGTCGCCTTTGGCATCAGCAACGTCAGGACGGGCCGCTCCTTCGGCCTCTTTCTCGGCCTTGCCTTTACCATCAGCTATTACCTCCTGGCCTTGTCCGGTCAGCACGCCGCCGTCGTCGGCAAGCTGCCGGTTTGGCTCGGCATCTGGCAAGCGAACATCGTTATGGGCGGGCTCGGCCTGCTGGTGCTGGCGCTGCAAAGGCGGCCCGGTGCCGACCCGCTCGCCCTGTTGCGCAGCCTGCGCTACCTGTTGCCCGCACGCGCCCCGCAGAATGGGGATGCCGGCAGCCCCGCGCCTGTCGGGAATCAGCCAGCTCGCCAGCGACCTGCCGGCAATAGCGGGGGGCGGCGCGCACCACGTCTGCGCTTGCTTCAGTTGCTTGACCGGCTAGTGCTTTCAGACCTCATGCGCTTTTTCGTCTTCATCCTCGGCGGTGTTTCAGCGCTTTTCCTGATCATCACACTCTTTCAACTGCTCGACGCCATCGCTCGCAATCACACAGACTGGTCTGTGGTCATCAACTACCTGGTCTTCCTGCTGCCGATGATTGTTAACTATGTGACGCCGATGGCGGCGCTGGTCGCCGTGATGGTGACCTTCGGGCTGTTGCAAAAAACCAGTCAGGTCGTCGCGCTCACCGCATCGGGCCAATCGATATATCGGATGGCGGTTCCTGCGCTGATGGCTTCGCTATTGCTATCGGCTTTCGTCTTCTTTAATCAAGATTACATCCTGCCGTTCACCAATAGCCGCCAGAACAACCTCCGTTACTTAATCCGCAAGGGCCAGGAGCCGCCGCAGACGTTTTATCAAACGACCAATCAGTGGCTCTTCGGACAGGAGTCGCGCATTTTTAACTATGCCTACTTTGACGGCAGCAGCAATACGTTTGCGCGGCTGAACGTGATTGACCTGACGCGCGAGCCGTTCGGCATTACTCGGCGGCTCTACGCGCGGCGGGCTCGTTGGGACGATGCGACCGGCGAGTGGGTTTTAGAAAACGGTTGGGAGCGCCGCTTCAATAATGATCGGACGGTCTATTACAATCCCTTCAAAGAACAGCGCGTGCAACTGGCCGAAAGGCCCGACTATTTTAAGAAGGATGTGCGCAGCTCAAGCTCGCTGACGCTGGCAGAGTTGCGCCATAAGATCGCCGATTTGCAGCAAGCGGGTTTCGACGTCCTCGACCTGCGCATCGCCCTGCAAGCAAAGATCGCCTTTCCGCTCGCCTGCCTGGTGATGGTCATCGTTGCCCTGCCCTTCGCGTTTTCGGTCGGCAAACGCGGCGCGCTGTATGGGGTCGCCATTGGCATCGCCATCGGCCTGGTTTATTGGGGAATGCTGTCGCTGTTCGAGCAAATGGGCCGCTACGAGATGCTGCCGCCGATGCTGGCAGCGTGGGGGCCGAACATGTTATTCGGCGCCGGCGGGCTGTACCTCTTCTTGAAATCGCGCACCTGA
- the nudB gene encoding dihydroneopterin triphosphate diphosphatase encodes MSYKQPRSVQVVLFTETPRGREYLLLRRVQSHGGFWQSVTGSLEAGETHTAAAIREVYEETGYHARHDDLIPLGIVNVFEIAPQWRVKYAPGVTHNEEHCFALEVAKRDVVIDCIEHDGFVWVDYDTAVEMIYWESTRRALAAVADLPR; translated from the coding sequence ATGTCATACAAACAGCCGCGCTCGGTACAGGTTGTTCTCTTTACTGAAACGCCGCGAGGCCGCGAGTACTTGCTCTTGCGCCGCGTCCAAAGTCATGGCGGCTTCTGGCAATCGGTCACCGGCTCGCTTGAAGCGGGCGAAACCCACACCGCGGCGGCGATCCGCGAGGTCTATGAAGAGACCGGCTACCACGCACGCCACGACGACTTGATCCCGCTCGGCATCGTCAACGTCTTCGAGATCGCGCCGCAGTGGCGTGTCAAATATGCTCCCGGGGTGACCCACAATGAGGAACATTGCTTTGCCCTGGAAGTGGCGAAGCGGGATGTGGTGATTGACTGCATCGAGCACGATGGGTTTGTCTGGGTGGATTACGACACGGCCGTCGAGATGATCTATTGGGAGAGCACTCGCCGCGCTCTGGCTGCCGTCGCCGACCTGCCGCGTTGA
- a CDS encoding HU family DNA-binding protein produces the protein MATGTAKKKMSKTQLATELGEATGTNKKAAATFLDSLNEIAYRETKKNGEFTIPGIGKLVVKKTKARMGRNPKTGEAMKIAAKTVVRFRVAKAAKDSVLPKK, from the coding sequence ATGGCAACTGGAACTGCAAAGAAGAAGATGTCGAAAACGCAACTGGCAACCGAACTCGGCGAAGCCACCGGCACCAACAAGAAGGCGGCGGCGACTTTCCTGGATTCGTTGAATGAGATCGCTTACCGCGAGACCAAGAAGAATGGCGAGTTCACCATTCCCGGCATCGGCAAGCTCGTGGTCAAGAAGACCAAGGCGCGCATGGGCCGCAACCCGAAGACCGGCGAAGCCATGAAGATCGCCGCCAAGACGGTCGTGCGCTTCCGCGTCGCCAAGGCCGCCAAAGATTCGGTGCTTCCGAAAAAGTAA